A genome region from Colwellia sp. Arc7-D includes the following:
- a CDS encoding DUF5916 domain-containing protein, which yields MKHSLFIPLLLLSIIFSYNGYTAEIIINGILNPTEWESAQENNVNYQVDPQTFNIENDNFTYRIITTEMGIYLGLTAHIKETLRIRTQENDKTFSNDHFQIMLDMNNNSSESYVFSVNHQGNYFDGKYDVNNELNTDWNNQWQYEVKLNNDNWVAEVFIPWSSMAFRIGNQNEFGFYISRFDEFTNATYASSPTNERMNNFFQQFSKLSTSVVNKSSFDLFPYISTNRDILENKNNVSLGADLFWQPTKNQRLSATINPDFGQVESDELIVNFSAIESFFSEKRPFFSDNQSLFEVTGPESLTVLHTPRIGGDSYYDDNYKSELSSALKYTYNHSSYDIGILSAFEDSTNNGEGRDFISLRTQKSFGANKLGVSVNHVNTPTIARKAMILSSDLHYKLSENSELNVGIIQSRIEQNLDNTNDIGWWVTGSLDINDHHNHEYSLFTYGEDLQLNDIGYVKRVNRKQFEYEYEYQTSNVDSLYIRDIAIGLETELKTNFQNEKLPHLIGAGIEIVTHNEFEYQASLEMLSSGFDDLVTRGNNSLWLPSSYNIEFGVSSPEYLWGKYSTELSLGTEGWKGDFYNINGSIEQQFNDKLHVSLSVSQYNSDSWIEWNEGNSVDEFNFTEQGVELNIDFKISDNQELRIKFEAIIGKAQNLSNYIVDSYGFAEPTEKSDDFSFSENAFQLRYKYSLSKLTAFYLSYGFGGEYEDEIAKFGKRNLYKYALKEKAAHNIFAKLRLSF from the coding sequence ATGAAGCACTCTCTATTTATCCCTTTATTACTGCTGAGCATTATATTTTCCTATAATGGGTATACTGCTGAGATAATTATTAACGGTATATTAAACCCTACTGAATGGGAAAGTGCCCAAGAGAATAATGTAAATTATCAGGTGGACCCTCAAACATTTAATATCGAAAACGATAATTTTACTTATCGTATTATTACCACTGAAATGGGTATTTATTTAGGCTTAACCGCTCATATTAAAGAAACTTTAAGAATACGCACCCAAGAAAATGATAAGACATTTTCGAATGATCATTTTCAAATTATGTTAGATATGAATAATAACTCCTCGGAAAGCTATGTATTTTCAGTTAATCATCAAGGGAATTATTTTGACGGTAAATATGATGTAAATAATGAACTCAATACCGATTGGAATAATCAATGGCAATATGAAGTCAAATTAAACAATGATAATTGGGTAGCTGAGGTATTTATTCCATGGAGTTCCATGGCGTTTAGGATAGGTAATCAAAATGAGTTTGGCTTTTATATTAGTCGATTTGATGAATTCACTAATGCGACTTATGCCTCTAGTCCTACCAATGAAAGAATGAATAATTTTTTCCAACAATTCTCAAAATTATCAACCTCGGTGGTTAATAAATCTAGTTTTGATTTATTTCCTTATATTTCGACTAATAGAGATATATTAGAAAATAAAAATAATGTATCCCTAGGTGCTGATTTATTTTGGCAACCAACTAAAAATCAGCGATTGAGTGCCACTATTAACCCCGATTTTGGACAAGTGGAATCAGATGAGTTAATTGTTAATTTCTCTGCAATAGAAAGTTTTTTTTCTGAAAAAAGACCATTTTTTAGTGATAACCAAAGCCTATTTGAAGTCACTGGGCCCGAGTCACTTACAGTTCTACACACGCCACGAATTGGTGGCGATTCATACTATGATGATAATTATAAAAGTGAGTTAAGTTCAGCATTAAAATACACATATAATCATTCAAGTTATGACATTGGAATTCTTTCCGCCTTTGAAGATTCAACAAACAATGGAGAGGGGCGTGATTTTATTTCTTTACGCACTCAAAAATCCTTCGGTGCAAATAAATTAGGTGTATCAGTAAATCATGTAAATACTCCAACAATTGCTCGAAAAGCTATGATCCTATCATCTGATCTTCATTATAAATTATCTGAAAACAGTGAACTTAATGTTGGGATAATCCAATCAAGAATTGAACAGAACCTAGATAATACTAATGATATAGGTTGGTGGGTAACAGGCAGTTTGGATATTAATGACCATCATAATCATGAATATAGCTTATTTACTTATGGTGAAGACTTACAACTTAATGATATTGGCTATGTAAAACGTGTAAACAGAAAACAATTTGAGTATGAGTATGAATACCAGACATCAAATGTAGACTCTTTATATATTAGAGATATTGCTATAGGGCTTGAAACAGAACTAAAAACAAATTTTCAAAATGAAAAGCTCCCACACCTTATTGGAGCGGGGATCGAAATAGTCACTCATAATGAGTTTGAGTATCAGGCTTCATTAGAGATGCTATCATCAGGATTTGATGACCTTGTTACTCGTGGTAACAATTCATTGTGGTTACCTTCTTCTTATAATATAGAGTTTGGCGTTTCTTCTCCTGAATATCTTTGGGGAAAATATAGTACGGAGTTATCTCTTGGAACAGAAGGGTGGAAAGGTGATTTTTACAATATTAATGGCAGTATTGAACAACAGTTCAATGACAAGCTCCATGTAAGCCTTTCTGTTTCTCAATATAACAGTGACAGCTGGATTGAGTGGAATGAGGGTAACTCTGTTGATGAGTTCAACTTTACAGAACAAGGCGTTGAATTAAATATAGATTTTAAAATCAGTGATAATCAAGAGTTAAGGATTAAATTTGAAGCAATCATTGGTAAAGCCCAAAACCTATCAAATTACATAGTAGACAGCTACGGTTTCGCTGAACCTACAGAAAAAAGTGATGATTTTTCTTTTTCTGAAAATGCATTCCAACTACGTTATAAGTATTCTCTTTCTAAATTAACTGCTTTTTATCTGAGTTACGGTTTCGGTGGAGAATACGAGGATGAAATTGCTAAGTTTGGTAAACGAAACCTTTATAAATATGCCCTCAAAGAAAAAGCTGCACATAATATCTTTGCTAAGTTGCGTTTAAGCTTTTAA
- a CDS encoding phosphoethanolamine--lipid A transferase, which translates to MKKLINYLKKITLTTNQLLIITCCYIALVLNLPFLNKVTAAIVSLDNYSVLFLLSVPIFLLSLTIIIQGVFSFRWITKPILIFSVVSSALIFYATVTYGIVFDYGMVQNTVETDTAEAFSYFNIYSILFFTLFGLLPAVLIYRVKLTYKPFFGELLTRLKLISISFGVAFLIGAFFYSNYAAVGRNNKEVVSYITPYKMLDSTIKFIKRHYFYPPLKFKVLDTAPLIVRDNNSKHVTVMVLGETARAQSFSLNGYDKPTNQFTDKLGIVSFSNMSSCGTATAVSVPCMFSRLNKDNYDKRIATSQQNAVDLIHLAGADVLWISNNNGSCKGVCTRVKSIKIPTDKSDPLCDGEYCFDEALLRPLKDKLNNLSHDNTLIVLHMIGSHGPTYYKRYPKEKRVFKPDCRRSDIQNCTEDELINTYDNTIAYTDLVLSKAIKMLNNISHEKNVESSLLYISDHGESLGESGVYLHGLPYAFAPKEQTHVPMIFWADPSQTDFNLNCLNKSASSKISHDNVFDTLLSIMSVKTSAYKVNNDPFLSCKSQSAIARILVPKKNEVTN; encoded by the coding sequence GTGAAAAAGCTCATCAATTATTTGAAAAAAATAACATTAACAACAAACCAATTGCTCATTATTACATGTTGTTATATCGCACTTGTTTTAAATTTACCTTTTTTAAATAAAGTCACTGCTGCCATTGTCTCCTTAGATAATTATAGTGTGTTATTTTTACTTTCAGTTCCCATATTTTTATTATCTTTAACCATTATTATTCAAGGAGTATTTTCGTTTAGGTGGATAACAAAACCTATTCTTATATTTTCTGTTGTATCTTCTGCACTTATCTTTTATGCCACGGTAACCTACGGCATAGTTTTTGATTACGGGATGGTACAAAACACTGTAGAAACTGATACAGCGGAAGCATTTTCTTATTTTAATATTTATTCCATTTTATTTTTTACACTATTTGGTTTGCTTCCAGCAGTATTGATTTATCGGGTTAAATTAACTTATAAACCATTTTTTGGGGAATTACTTACTCGTTTAAAATTAATCAGTATAAGCTTTGGAGTTGCATTTTTAATTGGGGCTTTCTTCTATTCTAACTATGCTGCTGTTGGACGTAACAATAAAGAGGTTGTTAGTTATATTACTCCTTATAAAATGCTCGACTCAACAATTAAATTCATAAAAAGACACTACTTCTATCCTCCTCTTAAATTTAAGGTTTTAGATACAGCGCCTTTAATTGTTCGAGACAATAATAGTAAACACGTAACGGTAATGGTTTTAGGTGAAACGGCACGAGCGCAAAGTTTTTCACTTAATGGATACGATAAACCAACAAATCAATTTACAGACAAATTAGGCATAGTGTCATTTTCTAATATGTCTTCATGTGGTACGGCTACAGCCGTATCTGTACCTTGTATGTTTTCCAGATTAAATAAAGATAATTATGATAAGCGTATTGCAACCTCACAGCAAAATGCTGTTGATTTAATACATTTAGCAGGTGCTGATGTTTTATGGATAAGTAACAATAATGGTAGCTGTAAAGGCGTGTGCACTCGTGTTAAATCTATAAAAATACCTACCGATAAAAGTGACCCATTATGCGATGGTGAGTATTGTTTTGATGAAGCTCTTTTGCGTCCATTAAAGGATAAACTCAATAATCTATCTCATGATAATACATTAATCGTTCTTCATATGATTGGATCACATGGCCCGACATATTACAAACGATATCCTAAAGAAAAGCGTGTTTTTAAACCTGATTGTAGAAGAAGCGATATTCAAAATTGTACTGAAGATGAACTCATCAACACCTACGACAATACTATAGCTTATACAGATTTGGTGTTATCAAAAGCTATCAAAATGCTTAATAACATATCGCACGAGAAGAATGTCGAATCATCTTTACTTTATATATCAGACCATGGTGAATCACTGGGTGAAAGCGGAGTTTATCTTCATGGTTTGCCATATGCTTTTGCCCCTAAAGAGCAAACACATGTTCCTATGATATTCTGGGCTGATCCTTCTCAAACCGACTTTAATCTTAATTGCTTGAATAAATCTGCAAGCTCAAAAATATCTCATGATAATGTTTTTGATACGTTACTGAGTATTATGTCTGTTAAAACAAGTGCGTATAAAGTTAACAATGATCCATTTCTTTCATGTAAATCACAAAGTGCGATCGCACGAATTTTAGTCCCAAAGAAAAATGAGGTAACCAACTAG
- a CDS encoding diacylglycerol kinase, which translates to MFDNENKPTGVKRIHLATLNSLRAFKWLYHNESAFKQELLLLLIAIPITFIFDITMKEQMVLIMAILFIIFTEIINTAIEAVVDRVGLDIHPLSGLAKDLGSAAVMVSLIIATITWVVVLV; encoded by the coding sequence GTGTTTGATAACGAAAACAAACCAACAGGTGTAAAAAGAATACATCTAGCAACACTTAATTCATTGAGAGCTTTTAAGTGGCTTTACCATAATGAATCAGCATTTAAACAAGAGCTATTGTTACTACTTATTGCGATCCCTATTACTTTCATTTTCGATATAACTATGAAAGAGCAAATGGTTTTAATTATGGCTATTCTTTTCATCATTTTTACTGAGATTATTAATACTGCAATAGAAGCCGTTGTTGATAGAGTAGGGTTAGATATTCATCCTCTATCCGGTTTAGCCAAAGACTTAGGCTCTGCTGCGGTAATGGTAAGTTTAATTATCGCAACAATCACTTGGGTAGTTGTACTAGTCTGA
- a CDS encoding LTA synthase family protein → MFTSISYTLRPFITFSFILILTLFISRAGLSLWQFERFDDLSNIAKVLFNGFRIDLSTIGYFLILPALLHPWLMLSKYHNIWLKILKIIFFIVFFTVLFFELATPAFINEYGFRPNRLFIEYLSYPDEVMSMLFNGHLLTLFIVTSLLILPMKFVWKLLNKVVYTKTTNISSALLSSVFSCMILALVLFLCARGTVGHRPINPAFAYFSTDPLVNSLTLNSIYSVAHAYKQFGNEKNAAKLYGKMDTDKLIKLVRKETGLAPQSFNNEHLPTLTTRTPVYQGKPKNLVIILEESLGAQYVGSLGGLSLTPEIDKLNKQGWAFSNLFATGTRSVRGIEAVITGFTPTPARAVVKLDKSQQGFFTIASLLKANNYTTQFVYGGESHFDNMKSFFLGNGFSDIVDFKDIKNPQFVGSWGASDGDLFKQADIELTKLHNSNQPFFSFVFTSSNHDPFEIPAGVIKPIKYTEEQLNQYNDKELSRHKAIQYADYALGQFIENAKTQPYWKDTIFLIVADHDARVVGKDLVPIKNFHIPGVILNSGKKQRLDNRIVSQIDLAPTLLSLMGVTNKSPMLGHDLNNPNASNRAMMQYADNFAYMKNNEVTILQPEKQPLNFTYDLLNKKLAPQASNNELSDIALAHVLWGSLAYKMEWYSSNYE, encoded by the coding sequence ATGTTTACTTCAATTTCATATACTTTACGACCTTTCATAACATTTTCTTTCATCTTAATCCTTACTCTTTTTATTTCAAGAGCAGGGCTAAGTTTATGGCAATTTGAACGGTTCGATGATTTAAGTAATATAGCTAAAGTATTATTTAATGGCTTCAGAATTGATTTAAGTACCATTGGCTATTTTCTAATATTACCAGCATTGCTACACCCATGGTTGATGCTTTCTAAATACCATAATATTTGGCTAAAAATATTAAAGATAATATTTTTCATTGTCTTTTTTACTGTACTATTTTTTGAGTTAGCAACACCTGCTTTTATTAATGAATATGGTTTCAGACCCAATAGATTATTTATTGAGTATTTATCTTATCCAGATGAAGTAATGTCTATGCTCTTTAATGGACATTTACTGACATTATTTATTGTAACTTCCTTATTAATATTACCTATGAAATTTGTGTGGAAGTTGTTAAATAAGGTTGTTTACACAAAAACAACGAACATTTCCTCGGCACTATTATCTTCTGTATTTTCTTGTATGATTTTAGCTTTAGTGCTTTTTTTATGTGCTAGAGGTACTGTTGGCCACCGACCAATAAACCCTGCTTTTGCATACTTTTCTACAGATCCGTTAGTAAACTCTTTAACTCTAAACTCGATTTACAGTGTAGCTCATGCCTACAAGCAGTTTGGTAATGAAAAAAATGCAGCTAAACTTTATGGTAAAATGGATACAGATAAACTTATTAAACTTGTTAGGAAAGAAACTGGCTTAGCACCTCAATCTTTCAATAATGAACACCTTCCTACTCTGACAACTCGTACTCCTGTTTACCAGGGGAAGCCTAAAAATCTTGTTATTATTTTAGAAGAAAGCTTAGGAGCACAATATGTTGGCTCACTTGGTGGGCTTTCACTTACACCTGAAATCGACAAGTTGAATAAGCAAGGTTGGGCTTTCAGTAACTTATTTGCAACGGGCACACGTTCTGTTAGAGGTATTGAAGCTGTCATTACTGGTTTTACCCCAACACCTGCAAGAGCTGTTGTTAAACTAGATAAATCGCAGCAGGGTTTTTTTACTATAGCTAGCTTACTCAAAGCTAACAATTATACTACGCAATTTGTTTATGGTGGAGAGAGTCACTTCGATAACATGAAAAGCTTTTTCTTAGGAAATGGATTTTCTGATATTGTTGATTTTAAAGATATAAAGAACCCTCAGTTTGTGGGGTCTTGGGGAGCAAGTGATGGTGATTTATTTAAACAAGCAGATATTGAATTAACAAAGTTACACAACTCGAATCAACCATTTTTCAGTTTTGTTTTCACATCAAGTAATCATGACCCTTTTGAAATTCCAGCAGGAGTGATTAAGCCGATTAAATACACTGAAGAACAACTTAATCAATATAATGATAAAGAGCTATCACGGCATAAAGCTATACAATATGCTGATTATGCTTTAGGTCAGTTTATAGAAAACGCTAAAACTCAACCTTACTGGAAAGATACTATATTCCTTATTGTTGCAGATCATGACGCTAGAGTGGTGGGAAAAGATTTAGTTCCAATAAAGAACTTTCATATTCCAGGTGTAATACTTAATTCAGGAAAGAAACAGAGATTAGATAACCGTATAGTTAGTCAAATTGACTTAGCACCTACATTGTTATCTCTAATGGGGGTAACTAACAAGTCTCCTATGCTTGGACATGATTTAAACAATCCTAATGCCTCTAATAGAGCAATGATGCAGTACGCTGATAATTTTGCTTACATGAAAAATAACGAAGTCACAATTCTCCAACCAGAGAAACAGCCACTGAATTTTACTTATGATTTATTAAATAAGAAATTAGCCCCTCAAGCCAGTAATAACGAATTATCGGATATAGCCTTAGCTCATGTGCTTTGGGGAAGCTTAGCTTATAAAATGGAATGGTATTCAAGTAATTACGAATAA
- a CDS encoding Lrp/AsnC family transcriptional regulator codes for MKLSKQDLKILELLQIDVKTSVEQLSEEVGLSTASIQRHLKRLRDNKVIAQEVAIISPNAVNQSMTFIISVQLNRNYNDCFNYFKNKVKNNNNIQQCYYITGEADFVLIVTAKDMENFEEFTQLFFFSDIAVLHFKTSVVMGRTKVSLALPLNCVDI; via the coding sequence ATGAAATTAAGTAAGCAAGATCTAAAAATATTGGAATTATTGCAAATAGATGTAAAAACTTCTGTTGAGCAGCTTTCTGAGGAAGTAGGATTATCGACGGCAAGTATACAGCGACACTTAAAGCGCTTAAGAGATAATAAAGTTATCGCTCAGGAAGTAGCGATAATATCGCCTAATGCGGTAAACCAATCAATGACCTTTATTATATCTGTACAACTAAATAGAAATTATAACGATTGTTTCAATTATTTTAAAAACAAAGTAAAAAACAATAATAATATCCAGCAGTGTTATTACATTACAGGTGAAGCGGATTTCGTACTGATAGTGACAGCAAAAGATATGGAAAATTTCGAAGAATTTACTCAATTATTCTTTTTTAGTGATATTGCTGTTCTGCATTTTAAAACATCTGTTGTTATGGGCAGAACAAAAGTTAGCTTAGCACTACCTCTTAATTGTGTAGATATATAA
- a CDS encoding aldehyde dehydrogenase family protein translates to MPTIASLSALATIDVKSSQPQIQVLNPEDDSLVGTVENNSVSEVDAIIEAAVLGAQKAKKLSSNIRMSVLNEVADNLSNQKELFAQMIAREGIKTINEARKEVSRCVETIRISAEEARRLTGETIAFDQAPGSENRFGYYRRIPLGVVAAITPFNDPLNLVAHKIGPAIAAGNSVILLPHHETPLVAKLFVELFNKTNLPKGILNLVTGYGVDIGDKIVSDPRINMVSFTGGKSVGERILSHVGLKKVSMELGSNCPVIVMNDANIELAMEACVSGAFWAAGQNCLHVQRIYIQDELYDQFASEFCLRASKISMGDKLSESTQMGPMINNRAALKVEAMVKDALEKNSTLLCGGKRQGNFFQPTVFSNVSSDCLIAKEEVFGPITVLYRFTDKKEAIAQANDVEFGLQAGIFTNDLELAFELADSMDCGGVMINDSSDYRIDAMPFGGVKGSGVGREGVMNAVKEMTDIKTYCFNLRK, encoded by the coding sequence ATGCCTACAATAGCAAGTTTGTCTGCTCTAGCTACTATAGATGTAAAAAGCTCACAACCACAGATACAAGTATTAAATCCTGAAGACGACAGTTTAGTCGGTACAGTTGAGAACAACTCTGTAAGTGAAGTGGACGCTATTATTGAGGCCGCAGTATTAGGTGCCCAAAAAGCTAAAAAACTTTCTTCAAATATTCGGATGTCTGTACTTAATGAAGTTGCTGATAATTTAAGTAATCAAAAAGAATTGTTCGCACAAATGATTGCACGTGAAGGTATTAAAACAATTAATGAAGCTCGTAAAGAAGTCTCTAGATGTGTGGAAACCATACGAATTAGCGCGGAAGAAGCGAGGCGTTTAACGGGAGAAACTATTGCTTTCGATCAAGCTCCTGGCTCTGAAAATAGGTTTGGGTATTATCGACGGATACCGCTTGGCGTTGTTGCAGCTATTACTCCTTTTAATGACCCTTTAAATTTAGTCGCTCATAAAATAGGTCCCGCTATAGCGGCAGGGAATTCAGTAATCCTTCTACCTCACCATGAGACGCCTCTTGTCGCAAAACTGTTTGTAGAGCTATTTAATAAAACAAATTTACCTAAAGGTATTTTAAATTTGGTTACAGGCTATGGGGTAGATATAGGCGATAAAATCGTATCAGATCCTCGCATTAATATGGTTTCATTTACTGGCGGTAAAAGTGTCGGAGAAAGAATTCTAAGTCACGTAGGTTTAAAGAAAGTATCAATGGAACTTGGCAGTAACTGCCCGGTAATAGTAATGAATGATGCAAATATTGAGCTGGCAATGGAGGCATGTGTCAGTGGTGCTTTTTGGGCAGCAGGCCAAAACTGTTTACATGTTCAAAGAATTTATATTCAAGATGAACTATATGATCAGTTTGCCTCAGAGTTTTGTTTGCGTGCAAGCAAAATATCTATGGGCGACAAACTATCTGAATCTACGCAGATGGGTCCAATGATTAATAATCGTGCTGCTCTTAAAGTTGAAGCGATGGTAAAAGATGCCCTAGAGAAAAATTCCACATTGCTGTGTGGTGGGAAAAGGCAAGGAAACTTTTTTCAACCTACTGTTTTTTCAAATGTAAGTAGTGATTGCTTAATTGCCAAAGAAGAAGTGTTCGGACCTATAACGGTTTTGTATCGATTTACTGATAAAAAAGAAGCAATAGCTCAAGCAAATGATGTTGAATTTGGCTTACAAGCTGGAATATTTACCAATGATCTTGAATTAGCGTTTGAACTTGCAGATTCAATGGATTGTGGTGGCGTCATGATAAATGACAGTAGTGATTATCGAATTGATGCAATGCCATTTGGCGGAGTTAAAGGCTCAGGTGTTGGCCGAGAAGGTGTTATGAATGCTGTTAAAGAAATGACCGACATAAAAACTTATTGTTTTAATTTACGAAAGTAA
- a CDS encoding homoserine dehydrogenase, producing the protein MKTYTLAIIGFGNVGQGLTKIISDKKQLLIEKFGINLSIVAVCDLYKGSLSNPDGLDPEVLLSDLAKHGDLKSTSAPITGWNATETIDKSGADILVELAFTDLQTGEPAVSHVKQALNNGMHVSMTNKGPVALHFPELRKIALSNNVQIGIEGTVMSGTPSINLGSEMLLAAGITKIQGILNGTTNYILGEMSSGAGYEDALKQAQELGYAEADPTGDVEGYDAAAKVVILGNLLMDLSLTLDDIDREGISHITKNDISNATSLNKHWKLIGTVEKHNDGFLASVKPEMISSEHPLASIKGATNAITYSTELLGDITLIGPGAGRLETGYAVIEDILSIHKNSR; encoded by the coding sequence ATGAAAACATATACATTAGCAATAATCGGTTTTGGGAATGTTGGTCAAGGCCTAACTAAAATTATTAGTGATAAAAAACAACTATTAATAGAAAAGTTTGGTATTAATTTAAGCATAGTAGCGGTATGTGATCTTTATAAAGGAAGTCTTTCTAACCCTGACGGTTTAGACCCTGAAGTTTTATTATCTGATCTAGCAAAACATGGAGATCTAAAAAGTACTTCAGCACCAATCACTGGCTGGAATGCGACTGAAACGATTGATAAAAGTGGCGCTGATATTTTAGTAGAGCTTGCTTTTACTGACCTACAAACAGGTGAACCTGCAGTAAGTCATGTTAAACAGGCATTAAATAATGGTATGCATGTTTCTATGACTAATAAAGGGCCCGTTGCTTTACACTTTCCTGAGCTTCGTAAAATAGCATTAAGCAATAATGTGCAAATTGGCATTGAAGGCACTGTAATGAGCGGAACTCCTTCAATAAACTTAGGTAGTGAGATGTTGTTAGCCGCCGGAATAACAAAAATTCAAGGGATTCTTAATGGCACGACAAATTATATATTAGGTGAGATGTCTTCAGGTGCTGGGTATGAAGATGCGCTCAAACAGGCTCAAGAACTTGGTTATGCTGAAGCAGATCCTACAGGTGATGTCGAGGGTTATGATGCTGCTGCAAAAGTAGTTATTCTGGGAAATCTTTTAATGGATTTATCGCTTACATTAGATGATATTGATCGTGAAGGTATTAGCCATATTACAAAGAATGATATTTCTAACGCCACTTCTTTAAATAAGCATTGGAAATTAATTGGCACAGTTGAAAAGCATAACGATGGGTTCTTAGCATCAGTTAAACCTGAGATGATATCGAGTGAACATCCATTAGCATCAATTAAAGGCGCGACAAATGCTATTACCTATTCAACAGAATTACTAGGTGATATTACATTAATTGGTCCAGGTGCTGGGCGCTTGGAAACAGGATACGCTGTTATTGAAGATATACTTTCAATACATAAAAATTCACGCTAG
- a CDS encoding transporter substrate-binding domain-containing protein, with product MLGLLGQRLLIIRKTDSARFDAIKQTDEMKKMRSGIPTGWADVTLFKANQYNTVEIGDFETIFQYLVNNDFDYLALGANEIEQVYQQSDLEKLDLTIAPTLMLRYNFPVVFYVNPNNPELAKHLNTGLELIIKNGTLKTMFDQHFGHLYSRLHLADRISFELKNPLIKSKIN from the coding sequence ATGCTGGGCTTACTTGGTCAGCGATTATTGATCATCCGCAAAACAGATTCAGCACGTTTTGATGCAATAAAGCAGACCGATGAGATGAAAAAAATGCGTTCAGGTATTCCTACTGGTTGGGCAGATGTTACTTTATTCAAAGCAAATCAATATAACACTGTTGAGATCGGTGATTTTGAAACTATTTTTCAATATTTAGTGAATAATGACTTTGATTATTTAGCTCTGGGAGCCAATGAAATTGAACAAGTATATCAACAATCTGATTTGGAAAAATTGGATTTAACTATAGCGCCGACATTAATGCTCCGTTATAATTTTCCTGTAGTTTTTTATGTTAACCCCAACAATCCTGAACTCGCGAAACACCTAAATACAGGGCTAGAACTGATCATTAAAAATGGCACCTTAAAGACCATGTTTGACCAACATTTCGGTCATTTATATAGCCGCCTACATCTAGCTGACAGAATAAGTTTTGAACTCAAGAATCCACTGATTAAAAGTAAAATCAATTAG